The DNA window TATTTTCCCTGATCGTCTTTAAAGTTTGATATCTCGTATAAATTATGAAAGACGTGGGAGGGCAGTGGACTGGAGCAGAGTATGAAAACATGAACCACGGACACACAAAAGAATATACACACAATAAAGAATTACAACACATCAAAATAGGAAAATTACGTGTGTGCGGTCATGATATCTAACCAAAAGCATCTGCAGCATGTTGAGAACCAAAATGCAACCGGCGGTAGTAAATTCATTTGGACAGTGGTAAACCAGTAGAGTGACAAAAATACCTCAGGCAAAGAATTACCCTTGCACTTAAAGTCAAAATTGCATGTTTAACACATGAATGAATTCTGCCACCTTATTTTTCACTTCTGCagcactttctctctctctctctctctctctctctctcacacacacacacacacacacacacgcgcacacacacacgcacacgcacacgcacgcacacacacatatacacacacatgcacacagttcTTCACAAGTGTCCCAGTTTTGTAGCCAGTGCCGAGGCCATGACAGCCAGCAGCTCCTCCCTGATGCGGTCCTCCCTCCTCTGCAGTTCGTGGATAAAATGCCCCCTCAGCTCCTTCACCTCCATCACGCGCTCCACCAGATTCCTCTGCAACACACTCTGAGCCTCTGAAGGGAGGTTGGGCCTGTTGTCCACTAGCGCTGGCTTCTGGCCGCACAAAGACACAGCCCTTCTCAGAGTCCCTGTATCCACTTTCAGCAGGTGATCTACTGTGTTCTTTCGGCTCAGATGGTCTGCATGAGTGAGCACTGGGATGACGTGCCCCATGACTTCCTCTCCAAACAGTTCCTGGACGGCTTGGATTGCCTGGTTGGCATCCTGGTCAGGCACCTTGCCGGAGCCTGGAGCCCGGATCACCAACAAGAAGGCATGCGGTCCAGGACCAGTGAGTTGAAGACTCCTCAGAGCTTCCCTGGCTCTCATGTTGCTCTCCAGTGATGCTCCCAAAAGATCTGGAGTGTCGATCACAGTAAGATCTCTACCATCCATGACTGTCCTTCTCTTGGTGCTCTCCATTAGGGGACCCATGGGTGCTGTTGTCCCAGACTTGCCCAACAAAGTATCTGACAGAGAGGTCCGTCCTCCACCGGTGGGTCCCAGCAGGATCAGCCTCAGGCCTGGTTTGtgggagctgctgcagctggttgATTCTGACCCTACACAGAGACAGTTTTTTTAGAAAGCATAGTAAAAAGATTGTTCAGAAAAACTGTTATAAATCTAGTGATTTGAACTAAAATTCCTCTTCATTGTCAGGAGGTATTATTAGATTGAGCatagaaacatttatttacacttttatgTTTTCAATTGATAATTTTGCATggaatgtttaaaaatttgtaAGGAATGACTAAGTTTGTTGTCAGTTTTAGCTAATGGAAAAGCAGAAGGCTAGAACCTGCTGCGTAGATGTTTCTAATCCATGTTTatgctttttaaaacatattatcTGATAGCAAACAATTTAATGGCTTAGTGGCTTACACATGGATCATATTAATTCAAAACTGATGTCAGTTAAGCTATGTTGTGATTTTCGGTTGCCATTATGGCCTCCGTCCAAGTTcctgtatataaaaaaaaacagcccccAGGAATACTGCACACCTATCACTTTGATGTTGACATTGCTAATATGCCCTCTGTTCTTCTTCCACATCTTTTTATTCccaagaaatgaacaaaaactaaCACTAAAAAGTAAACATACAAGCATAACAGTACACTGCATATCTTCACACTTATTCAACCCCAAATAGCCTAATGGACAAATTcatcaacaactaaaaaccCTTAAAAACCTATTTTCTGAAATCACCGTTGATTTGCCTTAGTATATCTTCTGCATATCTGTAAGGCATATTGAAGCTGTATCAGATTTCCGTCATTCAAATTGTACTTGTACTTGTAATGTGTTAAAAGCTGTAGTCAATATGTACTTAATATGATGCAATATAATGTAAGTGTATGTAATGTAAGCAGCAACTTCAGAGGCAAAGAAACGCAGTCACCTTGGAAGTGCAAAAACTGCATTTCCTTGAGGCTGGTTCCAAAGGTGAGTCATTCCCTAGAGACCTCCATCTTAAAAAGGACCATATTTAGAGTATAGTACAAAAATGGTTTGGTGTTTCTATAGCTACTTTTCCATTAATaacaagcagaagagagtgAGTCCTCTTGTATTAAGGGTTAGAGTTATGTATAGTTGAGGCTGGAGCCCCTTTGAAAGACAGGTGGATATTGTCACAGGGTAGTCCATGGTAACTCTGTACTAAAGAGCTGCTGCAGGCAATTAGCTCCCTGTGTTAGCATCTTCATAACCGTCTATGGTTAGCATTCAGTTAGCTCTGGTACTGGTTAGCTTCTTCGGCTAACTCAGCAGGATGGATCTGTTTGATGACTTAACGGAACCGACACAGACCTCCAGTCCAGTTCCAGCAACTCAACCCcagaacaccaaagaagaagaagaagaagaagaggaagaagagaagggATACCCTGCCTCAGCTCCACTCATACTCCACCATGTTGCACATTTTTGAGTGACCTGTGTGTAGATGCAGTCAGGCCCTGCCAAGATGCTCATGGCTGGAGCTACCACATTGAGCTTCAAAACTGCAGATGAGGAAACTTAAGGGTCATAAGAGTGTCATAGAGGGTTCGTCCATCTATATATGTACTGTCAATTGTAGTTATACTATTTTTGTGTtcttagggctgcacagtagtttggtggttagcactgtcgccttgaaaagaaaagaaaagaaaagaaaaaataagacgTGTAACAGGATGTTGTAACCCACTTGACCAAGCAGACTTCTGGGCAAtttacagtaaacacacacactttcttgAATATACAGCCATGCTCAGGACATTTACAGGCCCTGAATACACTCATACAAACATACAATCTTATCCCAGACCTTATgtccaaaaaagaaatgaaagaaaacaaaacaaaaaaaagatccccagtttgcatcccggcctgggcctgggatcattctgcatggagtttgtatgttctccctgtgcatgcatgagttttctccaggttgTCCGGCTTTAtcacatgctgaggttaattaatgattctaaattgttcataggtgtgattgtgaatgtgattgtttgtctctatatgtagccctgcgatagactggtgacctgtccagggtgtcccctgcctttaccctgtgtcagctgggatagactccagcccctgctaccctaatgaggattaaggggtgtatagatgatggatggatgtgtttttgagtaattatACCATCAAAATAATACAATTGTAATACATTTACTAAAGTACAGCCAAGGTTTCATAAACATCTCAGGTGTGAACTTACAGCATTTCAATAATCCACTATCTATGTATGTACCAAAGACAGATAATAAGTATACTCCCAGAGCAGCAAATCTGCATAGAAATATGGCATCaatttactattttactttttatcaaCAATATTCAGTACTTTGAGTATAGAAAAATACACCTATTTTTGACGAAAATGCGCAagaatacacatgcatgcatgctcACATGCAAGCACACAGTttgagaataaaaaaacaaacacaaaaactgatttttgagTCACAATAACATAATATGTCAATGAATCCTCTTTCTGATCGAAGATGTGCAGAGTGAGAAAGTGTCTCTGTATAAACAAAAGCAGAGCAGATGTGAAGCGAagcaagactttttttttttttgctgaaagtgTCAGATGACTGACTGATGAATAGATGTGAAAGAAGAGGATGTTTAAGGCTTCCACTGAGACCAacaagaaacagcagagaaagcagaaaatttagcaaaaatttttttgcagtgaacTGACCTGTCAAGGCTTGGATGACAGCACCGACCCACTTAAACCTGGAGGAGATTCCTGATGGAGTGGATTAGAAGTTAGTGGGTTTAAGTTTAAATTATAGGTGTGTAATTATGACCCATCAGTGAAACAGCCCCACTCCCTTCAGGTTTAAAATTGCTGTCATGTGTCATGTGCTTGAATTACTGACTCATTTCCTCTGACAGCCTTAACTTGTCCACGCAAACTGTAAACTTTGTCTGACCTTCATTTAAAAAGTCCATTTGCAACACACAGTGAAGAGTAAACAACATCACACTGAAGTGGAGGCAGCACTTACCGACAAAAAAACGCCAAATTCGAGACAGCCATTTGAACAGGCTCTGGATTCCTGAGACACAAGAAACGAGAAGAGAAGTCACCAAATGTCTTTTTGGATTTGACAGACTTTAGTTTTAATGCATCTTggtcagaaaaaaaagggaTAAATGTCGTACCACGAAGGGTTCCCACTAGGCGACTTACCCAGCTCCAAAGAGCTGACAAACctgaggaagaaaaaacaatacacaCTAATGATCTAGTGATTTTAATTGATGTTATACACAAACAGTCTTAATTTGCTGATGGCAACAGGTTTGTGTGCTATCAGTTAAATCACATCTGACCTCTGATGCATCGCCTGGATTAAACTCACCGGTTAAAGAGCAGAAGATACGAATCGGCCATCGGATCAGAGCTGGGAGAGCTGCAGGGAAACGAGACAACTATCAGTATCACATCATTGTTGTAATAGCGTGAttcagagagtttttttttcatttagggCAATGAAGAATCTAAAATTATTCAGATAAGTAGAACTCTCACTATTCATTTGAACCTAAACTGAATCAGTTGCACACTTAAATGTGAGGACAAAACCACTGACAGTGTTGGATCCTGATTTGTTGATGGAAAAAGCTCttctaattttatttaaatgaattaatgtTTGGATCCTGCAAATTGCCTTCTCTAGACAGAATTCAATCATTCAATAAACAACAATCAAATTATAATTTTGCCACTGAGAACAACTAAAAGTTTTGGTTCAAACATTATGCATATAAAGTACAGATGGAAAACTGCAGTTGAATTTGCTCTACATGAAGGGACAACAGGTTAAGGActgatttaaagacattttactgTTCCCACTGTGCGTCTATAAATAATCCATGCATGTATTTGCATATGATCTCTCCTTCCTATTGACTAGAGCTTCCCAGACTTATCAGGCCATGACTCACACAGTGACAGTGCCAGATACTCCTGACGCCTACTGGTGGTGGAGGTTACTGAAACTCAGCAACACAGCACCCTTACAGTCATGATATCATTTTACAGTGATTTAATACAGTTTAACAGCTGAATACATCAAAGTAACGTTTTAACTGCAGCACTGAATAAACACTATGTAGGTGCAGTTGACGAGCAAGCTGTTTTAAGCTAAAAATTATGGCTGAAATATGCTGGTTCTAATAGTTTGCAAATTCTGTGAGATTCCTCTTCAAAAAATCATGCTGCTAAATCGTCACTAAGGGAGCCACTGCTTTGGACCAATCTTATCCCAGAATTCTTAAAAATAGTCACAGTGGGATGATGTCAACTTTGTGTGCATATTGTGTAATGAtctgcagctgaaaatagtcACCAACAAACACTCTGTTCATTCCTGTTTAAGCAGCATTTGGAGAATAAAAATCAGTTATTTTAAGTGAAGTGTTTCTTTAAACAAAAGCACTATTGTGTTGCTAGATTTGACCTATTAAAGGTATTTGTTGACAGGTTTATCCTCTAAATCAGAGATATGTGTTTTTGATGATCTAACTGGATGCACACCGATCTATAGAATCTAATAAAGCGTTTAAAGCCATGTTATTCACCATAACCATTTCCTATAAGTTCACCAGAGTTTAATCTGTTCTACATCTTCTGTACTTTCTACACCACCTGTTCATTGCATACCTAGGACTGTTTGATTTGAATGAAAGTGTGTCTGAGTGACTGACTCTGTGAGAACCTGTAGAGAAGATACCCCACCACAGTAAAAGCTCCCATCTGGACACTGTTGCTGTTCAGCCATCCAGCTAAAGGGGGAGGGAAGAAAACAGGACATCAGTATTTCAGTGCTGCTCACAGCTTATCATGGGTTTTACCTTTCACCCAAATTTGAAATGCACGAATGAAGGAAATACTCTGAATCTCAAGAAAACACAGTtgagttttgtgtttgtgctggtgCCTGCAGGCGTCCCAAGATTTACTTTTAAAGTTTAGTCTTTACAACGTCAAGACTGACATCATAATCCAGGATTATTTTGGCAGTAGAAAACTTTagcatcattttaaatgtgGCTATTTATGCCTGCTGCttaaaagaattaaaatcaGTCCATTAACCAAACCACATAAAACATCATGTAGCTGCTTTACAaacttgatttttaaaaagattctctcaaaccatctgggAGGTAACATGTTTGCGATTacttacatttattttgaaaagttgtGTGGAAGTCAAAGAATTTGCTGCTAACTTGGCACAATAGGGCACAAACTGCATGACCAACACTAAACACTTCACAAATGTAACAAACTTTTCTTTCACTAAAAATACATTACTACAGCATGACATTTAAAACACCACAGAAGGAGTGACGGACGTCTAATTAAGTCCctgtttctgttgtcttctCATACATTGGGAGTTAAATTAATATGTAACAGCATCTTTCTTCCTTAAAGGTAAAGCTGATgaatattttaatgtgtttctcaCCTGTGGCAGCATCTTCCAAGCTGTACTTTTCACACTGACACTCCATTTCTCTGTAGTTGCCAGACTCTCGATGTCAAGGTAACAAGGACAGGCAACACCACTTCTGTTCAAAACTTTCAATACAAAAGTCATAAAAGGTCAAAGTAACACAGACAAATGTTTTACCAAGTCATAATGGCAAAGGTCTCAGTTTAAAGCAAAGAATATAATCAGGAGAGATTGAAAGTAAATCATTCTGTTGTGTACCATAAACATGTTGACA is part of the Acanthochromis polyacanthus isolate Apoly-LR-REF ecotype Palm Island chromosome 19, KAUST_Apoly_ChrSc, whole genome shotgun sequence genome and encodes:
- the LOC110954479 gene encoding GTPase IMAP family member 1-like, with the translated sequence MECQCEKYSLEDAATAGWLNSNSVQMGAFTVVGYLLYRFSQTLPALIRWPIRIFCSLTGLSALWSWVSRLVGTLRGIQSLFKWLSRIWRFFVGISSRFKWVGAVIQALTGSESTSCSSSHKPGLRLILLGPTGGGRTSLSDTLLGKSGTTAPMGPLMESTKRRTVMDGRDLTVIDTPDLLGASLESNMRAREALRSLQLTGPGPHAFLLVIRAPGSGKVPDQDANQAIQAVQELFGEEVMGHVIPVLTHADHLSRKNTVDHLLKVDTGTLRRAVSLCGQKPALVDNRPNLPSEAQSVLQRNLVERVMEVKELRGHFIHELQRREDRIREELLAVMASALATKLGHL